A window of Elephas maximus indicus isolate mEleMax1 chromosome X, mEleMax1 primary haplotype, whole genome shotgun sequence genomic DNA:
tgtggcagtctgcttctataaggattacagccttggaaacccctatgggaGGCATACAGGCATACAGGCTCACTGTCAGTTGGaagtgactccacggcaatggttttttttcttttaattgtgggGGGCAATGGGTGTTGAAGTCAACTGCTTATAACCACTCCTGCCTACTCTTGTAAGAGAAGATAAATGCTTACTTTGCAAAAATGGGGTCATTCCAAATCCACCGGAAAGGATTAAATGATCACTTTCATGGTGTGAATCACTAACATGGAAATAATTGCtgcctattctattccattttctggtccctaaaaaaaaaaaaaaaaaacccaagtcgtttgccattgagtcaagtcgattctgactcatagcgaccctacaggacagagtagaactgccccgtagagtttccaaggagcgcctggcagatttgaactgccgaccctcgggttagcagccgtaacacttaaccactacgccaccagggtttccctaaataGGATCCcaccccagtgctgtcaagtcgattctgacccatagcgaccctataggacagagtagaactgccccttagggtttccaaggagcgcctggtggatttgaattgccaacgtttaggttagcagcctgagctcttaaccactgcgccacaagggttCCTTTttgtccctaggtggcacaaatggttaagtgcttggctgctaaccaaaagattggtggttcatgtttacccagaggcatctcagaagaaaggcctggtgatctacttctaacgaatcggccattgaaaactctgtggagcacagttctgctcggacacacacgggtcgctctgagtccgaatcaaatcaacagcaactggtgggCCCAGTCTGTGTGTCTTGTGGAAGAGGTCACCTAATGGGCAGTATACTATCCACCATCCGAACATGTTGTCATTCCTCTAGATTGACTTAAGGGCTATTATCCAGGCGAGGAAAGTGAGATCCAGTGTCAGTCAAGGAACAGAGGAGTTTCATATGGGAGTGACAGGCATTCCTGAACTTAATTCATTGTGCTCGGCTTAGGCAGccagctctgatttttttttttttttgggaggggtgtCCAAAGCAAACCTGGACCAAAtgctgtcgttgttagttgccatcaagtcaattctgactcatggcgaccccatgcgtgcagagtaggactgctccattggggttttcaagactgtaaccttttaggagcagatcgccatgcctgtcttctgagtcacctctggatgggttcaaactgccaaccttttggctagttgtcaagtgcttaactctgccacccagggactctagcctCTGATAAATGACATCAAGGAGTTAGACGCCCACTGGCATAATGTAGGGGAAGAAATTCAAAACTTCTGGACATGAGAATGTTGTATTGGATCTATTGCAGCATCCCACCCATTGACCCTCTAACTTTGCCCTCCAAAGAAACCAAGAAGTCTGTCCTGTAACCTTTGCCTTGAGGAATCAATGGGTAAAAGGAAACATAAGAAGCTTTCAAAAGCACTTCTGCTGGCTGTTTTTCTCTAGACTGAAGATGCCAGGGAGAAGCAGGTGCCATTACAACGGGCTCCCTAATTTGCAGTGTGTTGTGGTGACATGGAATAGCTGTGCACAGGTGGTGGCAGCTAACCTCAGCAGCAAAGTGTAGTATGGTTGCCAGAGCAGACATCTGAGTAACATTTGGGTTGCAGAGATCTCCAGCTATTGATAATTAATCTTGGTGTTTCCAGGAATGAAATACATAAGACAGTTTGCCCAAGGCTTAGTTGATCTGAATAACCAAAAAGATTCTTAGGTCTAGCCAGCAGAGGTGCCTGGCATTTGATTCATCACGCTAGCCTAACAGCTAGAGGAGTAGCTCATGTACAATGCCCAGGCATGAGTCTACAGAGACCCAGAGGCCCTGGAATGGAGGGATGATCAGGTAAACCTAAGCAAGAAATCTGCTATAACACTTGTGACCGTTCCCCTTGGTCTTCCCTCAAAAACATCTTAACCCATTGTCCTTGGCAACTTGTAATGGGGAGCAGGACATCCCCAGGCCTTTTGGAGACTAATTGGAAACTGGCTTTAAGTTAATGCTAGTGCTAAGGAACCCAGAACACCCCTGCAGTAGTACCTACCACCGAGTGGAGGGAGTGCTTATGAAGTCGGAGGGAAATGGAGCCCTTCCCAGAGTCTGCCTCTTGGTAGGCCTAGTGGTGCCCTGTACCCCTCCTATGCGGTTATTCCTCCAATTCCTGGATATATTTATCATCAGACAGCACCCCACATTGCTTCCAGACTTAAGAGCATGTACTTGCGTTTCTGTTTGTGGTTGATGCTCAGCCTCACAGCATTCCTCCACTGAGGCTGAGAACCTCCTCAGACAGGGACATTTGgctctcctttttgttttttagaaccCACCAGACATCCAAGTCCCCAGTCCCCATTCCAGGTGGAGTGTTCCTTATCGGGTATAGCTGTCAGAGCTACCTCGAGGTTCTATTGCTTCCTCTAATCTCTGTACTCATTGTGCCATGTTTCCACTATCTTTCACACTGCAGTCCTCTTCTGCACCCTCTGAGGGTGGCAGAGAGCAGGAATGGGTGGGAGGTTGCCCCCTTCCTTTTCTGCCTAGGTCCACCATAGCATGGTCCCTACTCACCCCATTGGTACAGGTTACTCCAGCAAGCCTCTAGATTTCAGAAATCTCCAGTCAGAAATAAACACCAGTCTCCTATACACCCTCACATTGGCTGTCTGGCCCCTGGAAAAAGGGATATTAGGGTAAGGAGGGAGCAAATGGAGGCTGCTGAAGGTCTCCCTCCTTATCAACAGAGGAAATAAAATACAGTAGCATATCCTTATGGGAACTGCAGAGATTTGTGTCACCATCCAACACTTGAAAAATGCAGATGTTATTCTGATTGCATGCAGTTTAGTGTGGATCCAGAGCAAAATCAAGGCTCTCCAGCTGGTGTAGGCCACCATGCAAGTAGGTCTGCTCCTCGGCTCTTATGATTTTGCAGATCCAATGGTACCCAAAATGTTTGGGGCAAATTGGGATGCTATATGGAGCCTGTGGAGGATGCTAGGGTATAACATATATTCCGAATCAGCAACCAATATATAGGGCTGTTTCCCTCATTGGCAAGATTTGCAAGCCTGggcccaaccaaacccactgctgtcgattctgactcatagcaactgtcttagtcatcaagtgctgctgtaacagaaacaccacaagtggatggtctcaacagaatttattctctcagtctagtaggctactatccaaattcagggtgccagctccagggtaagtttctctgtcagctcttggggaaggtccttgtcatcagtcttcccatggttgaggagcttctcagcgcagggtccccagctccaaaggacatgctatgcttccggggcttctttcttggtggtgtgaggtcctcctCATCTCTCTGCTGTGCTTCTcacttttatacctcaaaagagattggcttaagacaatctaatcttgtagattgaatcctgcctcattagcataactgccactaatcctgtctcatagAGATAcaacttacaacacataggaaaatcacatcagatgacaaaatggtaggcaatcacgcaatactgggaatcatggcctagccaaattgatatacatattttttggggacacaattcaacccatgacagcaaCCCtctagacagggtagaactgccccccataatgtttccacatctttctcccatggaggagctggtgggtttgatccaccGACCTTTGGATTTgaagctgagggcttaaccactgtaataccagggctccttagtgtgggcccaacccaaactcactgccatcaaattgattccgactcatagtgaccctatagggcagagtagaactgccccataggacttccaaggagtggctggtggattcaaactaccagccttttggttagcagctgagctctcaaccactgcgccaccagggctccttagtctgggcccaaaccaaaaaaaccaaacccagtgccgttgagtcgattctgactcatagcgaccctacaggacagaggagaactgccccacagagttcccaaggagtgcctagcagattcgaactgccgatccttatggttagcagccgtagcactataaccactacaccaccagggtttccagtctgggCCCAGAGGGGCAGAAATAGAAGTGGTGTCTCTCTTAATTACACCCAGCCCACCTGCAACCATTTTGCTTCCCATACCTGCAGCTCTGATCTCTGCTGATTTAGAGGTTTTAGTTCCCTAAAAAGAAACCCTTCCAGTATGGGACACAATGACTCCACTGAATTTTAAGCCACTTTTGCTCCTGGAGCCACTCAGAAGAGGTAATTATGGTGTTTGTGCTATACGACAGGCACAGGGAGGAATATGAATGAAACCCGGGGGAGCCCCTGAGGTGCTTTCTTGGACTACAATCCCGTGGGGGCTCATGACAGAGTGCTGCAACCCTACACAGGTCCACCTAGGGCTCAGATGCCTCAGCAGTGAAGCACTGAACCTCCGCGCTGGGTAAGGCAAAAGGAACATGGAATTGATAGAGGAGGAGAGAACTGATAAATAACAGGACCACCTCATGGCTGTGTGAGGAAATGAGGACTGTACTTTCTACCTGTATTTCCCTGAcgattgtgtcttttttttttttaaacttctcttAAGTGACTATGAGTTCCATCTGATCCTCCACAGGGTGATGGTGCAAGACCTTTGGAGGGCTCTATTGTGATTGCAGCAATGGAGTGCTCAACCCTGGTTTCCCAAAATTCCAGCATCCATGGTTCCCATTTGGATCATGAATTTTACATTAAAACTTTAAAGGATGATTCACAATTTCACAATAAATAATAAGATTAAACATTAATTAGTAACAATGAATGTTTCTTACTAGTAGGAAGAACGATAATTGTTTGCAATATTTCGTCAGCTCTGCCACTATGCCGTGCTCGTCTCCTGTCCTGGAAATTAGAAAGAGTAATAGCCCCTAtctcagggttgttgtgagaattaaatgaagtaatatACATAAAGGGCTCAGTACATTGCATATTGTTAAGTGTGCAATGTTTccaattattatttttctgtaaCCAAGCGTATGAAGGTATGTATGTAGTATGTATCTGCCTTGGGCTCAATCATTGAGCCATTGCTCAGCTGACTTCACGTCTATTAAGTTTATTATAAAGTATACTTCCTTATCATTCTTAATGGCTACATAACATCCCATCATATAGATGTACTATTTTTATTTACCAAGGTCTTGCTATTGGACATTTAGTTTATTTCCACTGTTTTGCTATCACGACCAACGCTAATAGGTAAGAAGCctggggaaaggaggaggagcCTGGCCCCGCAAAATGGCGCCATCCATCGTCTCCCGCCCTCCGCCCTCCGCCCAGGCTCCGGAGCAGCCTTTCCACCGTTTCCCGTTTCCGCTGAATAGCAAACCTGAATGGCTGAAAGTTACCCTGGGGTACCACATCTTCCTGTAGGTCTATCTCATCAAACAACATAATGAAGATGTTTTAGAGTATAAAAGAAGAAATGGGTTGGAATAATCTATTGAAATACTAATATATATGCTCCATATGAGCCCtagtggtggcgcagtggcttaACTGCTGGGCTGCAGTTCCACCCACTGGCGCTCTGCCTAGGCATAGGCAGTTGGCTTCCCTAGAgattacccactgccgtcgagtcgattccgactcatagcgaccctatagggcagagtagaactgcccggtagagtttccaaggagcgcccggtggattcgaactgccgacctcttggttagcagccttagcacctaaccactaggccaccaggatcTCCTCCCTAGAGACtagggcttggaaaccctatgggccattctagtctgtcctacagggtcgctatgagttggaatgactggatggcaacgagttATGCTCCATATAGTGATTACAGTAGTTCCCCCTGGATTCACAAATCTTTTgattataaataagaaaaagttATATGTGAATACATATTAGCATTTGTGTGctgcatcaataaaaaaaaataaagatacttctgtatccttaaaaaaaaaaaaaaccctgtacaAAGATCATGGGGCACGTGTCCAATTTTTAACTTTTGAAAATGAATtccattttattgcttttttttttttttaccttaactACCATGTTCCAGTGAGATAGCTCTAGTCTATCTGAAGACTATTGGCCATTTTTAGCTTTAAAGCATTTCCTGGCGGTTTGGAACACCAGGAAATCTTATTTTGCATGATCATTCAGGATATACATAACAATACCGCAGAACAGGTGTTTTAACTCAGCATCTACCTGGCCTCCAAAACCACCCTCAAACTCCCCTCCCCAATTTCCTTCTGACTGCGGCAAATTCATTGTTAATATATatttaagttttaatttttaatcacATGCATGTAGTTTTAAACACTCAAATAGTACAAAAGGGCTTATAATCGAAAAACAAGAAATCTCTGCCCATCCTTAATTCCCAGTTCCCCAACCCAGAGGCAAAAACTTTTCTGTATGTCTATGTAGTGGTTACCTCCATTTTTCTTGATAATATGCTTTTATTACTATTTCTTGACTTATGACTTGAGGCATTTTCTGCTGGCTTCCCTACTATCTCCTCTGCTCTCTTCCCCCCTCAGTTTGGTTGTATCACTATTTTTAACCTCTTCTGTTGGCCACCTTACTCACTTTTAATAATCTAATACTTGAACCTCTATCTTTTTTCCTCAACTGTTTGTAGGTAGTATCTTGAGTTTCTATTTAATGAGGATAATAGCACTATCCATTTACAtttcctccctcctgccttccaaccTGTCGACTCTATCTGGACATTGTCAATGTTGATAACATTTCCTTCCATTCTATTCTGTAACCATAACTAAGTCTTCCCTGCTTTGTCTGGAAATTGACTCTAAAAACCATAATCAAGATTTACTTTATTATGGTTATTATGAATAGCAAAGTTAATTTCTATGATTGGTTTTTTTTCGTCTATGACTCGATTCATGATCCACGTACCAATGCTCAAACAGATTCCTTTTCTCACACTCCCAGCAACTGTTCAAAACCAGGCCACATCTGAGGTCGCTTCATATTTGAAGCATGCTTTTCTTGTACAGtttgaaatatttgtttttccCTGTAGTTTCTGTTtctcattgtttttttctttgggcTGAAGAAATGGATGCCTTCCACATCATGTTATTAAATTTCCTCCAGCGTCTTACTCAATCCATCTATTGCTTCGAATCCATTCCATTCCGTTTGACCTGTACTCACTTTCTATTCTAATTTGGAATATTTGCCTCCCATTTGGGCCATTCTTGTACAGTTAACCTTTCCTTAAGTTTTTACttgctttttctttcaaaaaatgcATCCTGTGCCCTTTGTCATTTCTTAAAGTTTGTGCTGCTTTTGCTTTTTACGGATGCAATAAGTTCTTAAACATTTCTGAGGATTTCCagatttttaagttcttttatgtTCTGTGACTTACCTACTTCCTTGGGAGTCAAGATTTCGTTTTATCTTAGGCTTTTTCGGTCACACTGCATGCTTTTCGCAAAGGATGCTTTTTAGCAGCCCATTTAGAGACGAGGCAGCGCAAATGCCGACTGGCGCACGCGAGCGGGGCTAGCCGCTTTGCTCTCAAGTGGGTGAGCTGGGGAGTGAAAGTCAGTCATCCTGCCGGGGGAATCCCCAAATTCCACAAAGTTAGCAGTACCTGCATGCACACGTTGAGTATCAAGCCGACCACGATTAAGACGTTGGGGAAGTGCACGCGCGTCCGCCAGGCCAGGTTGAAGAGGGTGAGCAGCGTGCGAGTCAGCCGCTTGCAGAAGGCGCCGTAGATGGCGCGGATCGCGGCCGAGCGCGACAGCCACGCCGCCAGGCCGGACAGAACCGCCGCCGCCATAAGTCTGGAGTCTTCTCTCACAAAGTGCCCACAGTCCAAGAGTCGCCAGCAGATCCGCGAACCCACCGACCAATGAACAGAGGGACGGACTAGAGGATATAAGGCGGGAGGCCGACTGCGCGGCGGCCAATCCCAAGTGAGCTGACCATGGATGCTCTCCTTCCCCGGCCCGCCCCATCCGCGAGCCCGAGGGGCGGGGTAGGTGGGGCCTGGAGGTGGGCGGAGCCTATAGACTGGGACAGAACCTGGAGGGGGCGGGGCCTGAAGGGGAGGGGGCCCAGGGGCCAGGATGGAGCCTGGAAGGGCGGGGCCTAGAGGGATGGGGCGGGGcctggaggggaggagtggggccGGGAGGGGCGGGGACGGGGGCCTGGAGGGGAGGGGGCTGGAGAGGAGGGGGTTCTTGACCCaggctgtcctttttttttttttttttttaaaccagagcGAAACAAACCTTCGTCTGTTAGAatctcagtctgtatgctgagcaaataatccaagaagccagaataccatatgaagaacgtggcatcaggattggaggaagactcattaataatctgccatatgcagatgacacaaggttgcttgctgaaaatgaagaggacttgaagcacttactgatgaagatcaaagaccacagccttcagttcagattacacctcagcataaaactgaatacaccatggactgccagaagaagtaacaagtctgtcttggaagtacaaccagaacgctccttagaagggaagatggtgagacttcacctcacgtactttggatgggttatcaagaaggaccagtccctggagaaggacatcatacctggtaagggtcagcgaaaaagggaagaccctccacaagatggattgacacagtggctgcagtgatgggctcaagcataccaacaattgtgagaatggctcaggacggggcactgtttccttctgttgtatatagggtcgctatgaattggaaccaactggaaggcacctaacaacaaaaaa
This region includes:
- the LOC126069085 gene encoding small integral membrane protein 10-like protein 2A translates to MAAAVLSGLAAWLSRSAAIRAIYGAFCKRLTRTLLTLFNLAWRTRVHFPNVLIVVGLILNVCMQV